The DNA sequence TCACTCATGCAGAGGAGTGGATCTCCCCCTTAAAGGATGATTCCACAGCTAATTCTGCAGTGTTTGCATGCATCTCAACTTCCAACAGAGACATATTGTAAAAACTAGACAACCTGGAAAATCACTCACAGCAAAATAACCTGCATATTATTGGTCTGCCAGAGTCACTGTCTAATGCCCAGCTCACTGACCTTTGTGCTAAAGTTATTTCCGAGCAACTGGGCCTTCTCATTCCTTGCACTGTTGAATGTGCTCCTCCCATTGGCCAGCATGCAGAAAATCGTACCAAGCCCCATCCCGTAATTGTCCAACATCTCAATTATGCTGACAAGCATGCCATTATGCAGAAATTTTGCAGTTCACTCTAGCCATTGATGGCACAAACCTACTGCTATTTGCTGACTACTCGGTAGAAGTGATGAAACATCAATCGACCCTATACAACTATCACGTTAAGTTTACCCTAGTCTAGCCAGCTGTCCTGCATGTCCACTCTCCCACCAGGGAACATCTTAGTTTTACCTCTCCGGACGAAGTGGAGCACTACATTGACAATGTTTCCAACATGGATACAGAGCAAAATAACCCAGATGATGGCTCATCTTCAAAATCAATCATCAATGCTTCATCCGCTTTACTAGGGCAGTCCTAATAAGTCTCCATATAAAAGTGGTCGCTTTGCTGACCAGTAAGACCATTCAGGAATTAACTGAGGTGCTCTTGGTACTTTAACATATCTGGAACCCCGTAGGGAACAGGTAACTTTACATTTTTCTCCCTCTGAACATCCTATTTCATTTTACAGGCTACAGCCATTGCACTAACTGCTTTTCATTCTGCATTTGTTTTACTGTTAGTTTAAAATGCTTAGTATCTGTGTGGTGTCCTAAAAGCTTACTATCACCAGCCAGCTCCTTGCTTTCTCTATGGGTTAAACCCTGAGTCACACTCTTGCTCTTTTGAGCCTTTCCTTAAACCCAGCTTTaagcaggtccctcccctacaccttacTCCTTTCCCTATCCTCCCCATCTGTTCCCTTATGGTTGCTCTCCCTCAATTCCCCCCTGCCTTCCCTCCCCCCGAAGCTCTCTCTTCACCCCCAGGAGAGGAGTAAGCAACTGGTGGGAGCTCTGCATGAAAGCTGCTTCTCAtgtgaaaaaaagtaaagttagcacTGTGTGTCAGGTGGCTTTTCTAcctgattttttttgtttcttttttcagtttctgtttatttgttgaaattatttaccTGTTTTGTAATTGTACCCTCAGGTGAAATAAAATGTTTTGGTGACCCTCCGATGGAAGGAACGATGCCTGTCAGGAGGCCTTGCTCTAGGTTATCACTTTTCTAATCTCCTTTACCACAGACATGGCTCTTCAAACTGATGGGAATCACCTAAAGATTGTTTCCTGGAATGCCAGGGGACTTCGCTCCCCAAGTAAGCGCATGCTGAAAGTGTCTCCGAGCTGATGTAGCACtccttcaagagacccacctgTCCGCAGACGATTTAACCTGTCTTCGTAAATTGTGTGTTGGTGAACATGGCTCACCGTCAATAAGCCGCAAGGCTGGAGTGGCCATCTTGTTACACAAAAATCTGAACTATACTATGATATTTGGACTGATTCAACTGGCCACAAAATGACACTACATCTGACGTTAGCCTCTAGCGACATTGCTATAACCATTATATACACTCGCTGACTACTATACAACCCTATATTCTGAGGACTCGACTTATCAGACAACAGCAGAGGCTTTACTAGCTAAGGTGCGTCTACCTAGACCCAACCCCACCCAATTAGAGGCAAACAATGCTCCCATCTCCTTAGAAGACATCCAGTTGACTATTAAATCTTTAGCCTcagctaaagccccaggcccagatagGTACACTGGCTAATTGTATCAACTGACAAAAAATTTCATCCCTGACACTCTGAAACATGTGTTCACAGCTACTGTATGTAGAATGGTGGTCTCTACCTTCCTACGGGAATGCAGGCACACATCAGACTGATCTCCAAAAAAGGGAAGGATCCCCTGCACCCGGGTTCCCATTGCCCAATTTCTCTGATCAATATAGACATCAGAATCCTTTCTAAAATAATAGCCTCATGTCTAGCTCCCCAACTCCCCTCTTATctcacccagcccaatctggctttgttccGGGGTATTCTGCAACTTTAAACATCCGCAAGGTCCTGCTAGCGCTAGAGTATGCTAAATCGCACCCAGATCAAGATGTTGCCATCATTTCACTCAACACCAAATAGGCATTTGATAATATTAGTTTCTTGTGGCTATTCAGGGTAATGTACGTATTCAGTTTTTCGGGTCAGATTGTGCACTTTTCACAGCAAATGTATGCCAAAGGCTCACCTCATCACTCCAGATTTTATATAGGACACAATCCCTCTAATCAAGGGAACAAAACAGAGGTTTCCCCTCTCCCCTCTGCTCTTCAATATAGTGATTGAGGCTCTATCTAGGATTCTCAATTTGTCTGtgggtgtcagtggtgtcactgaggGTGACCAAATTCTCTGATCCGCTCTATTCGCAGACGAATATTACTGTTCTCCTGCAATCCTCTCTCAGACTTTGACAAACTCCGGGAACTCTTTGCAGCCTTTCAACTCAGCTCTGGCTTCagaattcattttgataaaagtgtgGGTGGATTGCGTACAGTTTATTTGATGTCCAGCAGTATCTCACAAACATCGAATAAACTGTACGCAATTCTGTTTTAATGGAAAATGAGTCGTTATACCAATTTCACTATAAAAATGTCTGGGCAATGGTGAATATCCCATAAATATTTAATGTTTTGGGTTTCCTGCAAAATGCATAGGCCATATTTTTGATCCAACATACCAGGATCAGCACGTCCTGGACCCaattaacagtaatgccccgtacgcacaagtggaaattctgccagcaaaagtccgatgagagcttttggtccaaaaatgcgaccgtgtgtatgctccatcggacttttgctggcggaaatccagccagcaaaagattgagagcatgttctcaatttttcggtcggaaaaagttccgatcggaaattccgatcgtctgtaccaattccgacgcacaaaattcctacgcatgctcggaaacaattcgacgcatgctcggaagcattgaacttaattttcttggcttgtcgtagtgttgtacgtcaccgcgttcttggcggtcgaaagttcagcaaacttttgtgtgactgtgtatatgcaagacaagcttgagcagaattccgttggaaaaaccatccaagatttttccgacggaaattccgctcgtgtgtacgcggcataactgtattTTTGTAACTGTAATATGTTCTTATAAACTAATAAATGACAAATaaagtttaaatacattttttttttaatctgtggtaTATAGCTTTATTCAAACCCTACAAAGGTACAGACAAAGTTCCACCCTACCTCACTTTGATTCTTGATTCTACATTCAAAGTTTTCAGTTATGCCTACTTTGTGATCGTTTTACAGAAGGGTTACACCCACTGATTCTATTGTTGTCTGTGATCAATGGGCCACCCCGTCCAAAGCAATATTTTTGCAATTTTACATAGATATGGCAAATTGGGATCCAGCATAATaaaaagatttaatttttttttttttactcatcttttatatttgcatttttgttttttagaatagatggaagattttatttaaaatatgaTTTTATTTTCTCAGTAGCATTTTTAAAATCATTGTTCCTAAATGTGTATATGATTGGATTAAGCAATGGAGTGATTACAGTGTAAAACAAAGAGAGGACCTTGCTCAGAATATTTAGTTGTCCTTTTGTTGGAAAATAATACACAGCGATTAGCGTCCCGTAAAAAATGCACACCGTAGTCAGGTGAGAGCTGCAGGTGGTGAAGGCTTTTTGTCTTCCTGTAATTGTTTTAATTTTAAGGATGGTTAAAACAATATAGATATACGATATAACAATTATTTTAAAAGGTGCTACGACACAGAAGAAACTTATTACAAAGGTTTGAATATGGAGCCATGAAGTATCAGAGCAGGAAAGCTGTAGTATGGGTTCAAAGTCACAAAAAAAATGATCAATGATGTTTGGTCCACAATAGTAAAGACTGCACAAAGACATTGAATCAACCAACACAATTTTGAATCCTAGTAACCAAATGGTAATCACCAATTTAATGCAAATAGATTGGTTCATTATAGAGTTGTAATGTAGGGGCTTACAGATGGCCAAATACCGATCATAAGACATCACGGTCAGGAGAAAACATTCTGAGGCCTCACAATGGGCAAAGAAGGAAAACTGGGTGATACATTTGGCAAGAGACATGGTACATCCATCATGTAAGATGATATAAAGAAGGTTGGGAAGAATATCTGTAATCAGAATTATATCAAGCAATGATAGTTGGGCGATGAAGAAGTACATGGGTGACTGAAGTGTTTTACTCAGaagaaataaaatcacaataataaTATTTCCAGAGATAGTAATGCAATATATGAAAAGTAGTACCATGAAAAACAACATTTTGGTGCATTTAAGATGTGGAAATCCTATCAGTACAACATAGGTTAAATTATTGTGATCGATCACCTAGTAAGAGAACATaaaaatacatactgtatttattggcctataacactcactttttcaccatgaaaatcgggtgcaaatagcgtgtgcgtgttatacgccaatacttcaattttagcggcctctgtaataggaaatcccatctcctgggccaccattggatcactgttctgtctatcataggagattctcactgtatataatctgtcggcgctcatcccgccccctccctgtcccctctaggctgcagatgggcattgatcaggctgcactgatggcaatggtgaggctgctgcactgatggcaatggtgaggcttctgcattgatggcaatggtgaggctgctgcactgatggcaatggtgaggccgctgcattgatggcaatggtgaggcttctgcattgatggcaatggtgaggctgctgcattgatgacaatggtgaggctacattgatgaggctgcagatgggcattgatcaggctgcattgatgcaatggtgaggctgcagatgggcactgacccttattttgcttcaaagttccttatttaaaatgtacgttttttttcctgaaacttccctcttaaaatgaatgtgcgttttatacgccgataaatacggtaattatttgaTAAAACAAGACATACAAATGTCATGGGGAACCTCCCTCAATTCAAACTGTTTTTGGTCTGGCTATCTTATCCATCCAAGATTCCATTTCGTCAACATCCTTTTACAACATGTTACTATCCAGTTAAGTTTTAACAATTCTACAAAGTTCCATGTTATAAGAAAAAGATAAATAGAGCTTTCCTTAGGCTGGCcaaagatggatcgaaattcagcaggTTTAGGAGGGACCGGCCACATTTTGATCAATGTGTAGCCCCGTTCCTGTTCAACagatctttaaggcccctttcacacaggcacctcCGTGAAGCAGAACCCGCTTGCATAGCAGGGAACTTCTCCGCTGATCCcccctgagcaggcagatgacaggtccatgtccacttcactatgcagagcagacacagtcccactctcctctatggggcaatcggatgggAACGGATGGCATTGGATGGACATGGACAGCCATTTCCATCCGATGCCACCTGATCCGATCTGCCAAACAGATGGGGAATAAGACCACCAcccgtctgtttttggcagacaggatcagatgtccgctgacatccgctgctccataaaaGAGACTGGAaggtccatgtgaaaggggcttaaagcagtattaaacccaagaaaaaaaatgtagtatattgcagcttaccagttcttagatgtgatggctgttttaatttcctttttttaggctttcttttttttattttcatctggtgatccagccagcaagcctgttgtttttcacaagctctccagctgaatgtatcagtttacatgaatgagacaaaccacttaacactggcaggggtgattaaaatgatcagcttttatttattcatgcaaaacttttattccaaaaggaaaaacactgtttgctgtaactgattgtaaagtgtgagctggagattggcttcaatttgtcagtgTATCTGAACCtaataatacatttaacactaccctcccccaagATTTACAATGCTACTGTCTAATGTGCCTCCTGTTCTTATTCCTCCAGAGTTGctcctcactaatacaggaggtgcattactggccagaacaccaggtgaaaacggaggggaaaaaagccttaaaGTATAATTAGTtgcaaacctttttttgttttggatagagtggagagggattggaacacctgtcaggtttgcaTTGTATTGCTACCTCTGCCCCCACATTAAGGAGGTTCACCCTCTGACCCTCTCAATTTTTCCtgttttaccattatcactgaaagtgaaaataaaataaaatcccaaattttgggttgtcctcataaaagtagtgggggggggatctttccatggggacactagttttggtgatctGGGGGAcccaatgaattcccttaatttgcagggatttcctttcacttcctgtttggctttgggataGGAGGTAAAGGTAAATTTCCTCAaagggacacaggtggcaaaaaaattacagggggtataaccctccattactctatccaaaaaaaatattttttttttctatagttctactttaaaaatacatatatttttttttctatagttctacttaaaaaaaaagacaactaatgcatgcaccacatctaatgattggtaatattttttataaatgatattgggtctcggagtaaaagtaccatttcagactttgcagatgacaccaagctatgcaggggaaaaacgtccttacaggatgtctcaaatttacaaaccaacctcaatgcactgtctaattgggcaactgtgtggcagatgaggtttaatgttgataaatgtaaagttatgcacttgggggctaagaatatgcatcatacatactagggggagtacaactgggggaatcaatggtggagaaggatcttggggttttggtagatcataagctcaatattaacatgcaatgccaaactgcggtttccaaagcgagcaaagtcctttcttgtattaggagaggtatggactccagagagagagatatcattttgcccctgtacaaatcattagtaagacctcatctggaatatgcagttcagttttgggctccagttctcaaaaaggataacagggaactggagaaagtgcagagaagggcaaccacactgataagaggcatggaggagctcagctatgaggaaagcttaagaagaggtgattaagggggatacgatcaacatgtacaaatacataaggggtctatatagtgaacttggcgttGAGTTATGCACtttactttacggtcaacacagaggacaaggaggcactctttatgtctagaggaaaagagatttcatctccaaatacggaaagttttcttcacagtaagagctttgaaaatgtggaatagactccctccagaggtggttctggccagctcagtagatttctttaacccccctggcggtattcccgagtctggctcggggtggattttacataccaaaagcggtatccccgagccagactcgggcttgcatcgcaggatccatatagaggttacttaccttgtcccctggatcctgcgatgtctccccgctgtgatcggcgagccgctgtgtctcgctcgattcacagtgccgagctccgttccctgcgagcgttgcgacgcacggggacggagttcggcggtaaattcaaaagtgaaacacacagtatagatacagcatactgtaatcttacagattacagtactgtatcaaataactacacatcccctttgtccctagtggtctgcccagtgtcctgcatgcagttttatatatataaaactgttctttctgcctggaaactggagattgtccatagcaaccaaaactgtctctttacatcaaaagtggttttagagcagctagaaaaaagcgataataaattataatcacttgcagaattgagcgatagtgatttgtggggagatccgtcatcaaacactaaggctatgtttccactattgcgtccccaatgtcgcgcgattttgccgcgattttttaccgcgattttaccgcgactttttaccgtgatttgaagcaatgcctgtatctatggacctcaagtcgcatcaaagtgggaccaaagtagtgcagggactactttgaagtcgctgcgacttgaagtcgcacagatatgaacggtactcattggaaatcatgggatacaatttgtcatgcgacttttcagtcccaagtcgcatgaaaagtcgcactagtggaaacatagcctaaaagtaataaaagctaaaattctggaactgagcaaatttcagtgtttttgatttgattacattgttatataatttttattattattatattattatgtgttttaattatttatagttatttattatattataattttttatttcgtttttcaaactttatcatacctgggatgtctactagactcttgtttggacagatttaagtgaactattcctaagaattacaggcctacaatataaaacgccaaatttctgtgcaaaataattgtaccgctttcagcacctaaaatctgaaataatcataccgccagggaggttaagaatggcctggatactttcctaaatgtacataatataattgtgtactgacatttataggtaaaattgatccagggaaaatccaattgcctctctgggatcaagaaggaattctggaatgctgtagcaaattggatcatgcttttctgggggtttttccgctttcctctggatcaactgtgggtaaaggattgggtgtatgggattgtatgttatttttttttttttatcttttttttttttatggttgaactactgtagatgga is a window from the Aquarana catesbeiana isolate 2022-GZ linkage group LG03, ASM4218655v1, whole genome shotgun sequence genome containing:
- the LOC141134810 gene encoding olfactory receptor 10A7-like, with protein sequence MYFFIAQLSLLDIILITDILPNLLYIILHDGCTMSLAKCITQFSFFAHCEASECFLLTVMSYDRYLAICKPLHYNSIMNQSICIKLVITIWLLGFKIVLVDSMSLCSLYYCGPNIIDHFFCDFEPILQLSCSDTSWLHIQTFVISFFCVVAPFKIIVISYIYIVLTILKIKTITGRQKAFTTCSSHLTTVCIFYGTLIAVYYFPTKGQLNILSKVLSLFYTVITPLLNPIIYTFRNNDFKNATEKIKSYFK